The following coding sequences lie in one Loxodonta africana isolate mLoxAfr1 chromosome X, mLoxAfr1.hap2, whole genome shotgun sequence genomic window:
- the LOC100676834 gene encoding melanoma-associated antigen B16-like, with protein MSQGQESPQDIYDESFQACKALEEAQFSEASEEASLSSSSFICGTLEEASAAEAPSTPQGLQSAYFSSTAITASKSDEVFSSQEEQESSSTLEFVPGTDNLPTDILGEKVALLVQFLLLKYKMKEMITKEDMLKMVIKEHKDHFPEILSMASERMELVFGIDVMEVDHNSHCYALLNKLGLTYDGMVSGDGGIPKTGLMIFVLGVIFMKGSRATEEEIWEVLNRLDIHSGQNHFLYGEPRKFITEDLVREKYLEYRKVFNSDPARYEFRWGPRAHAEISKVTLLEFLAKINDSDSPIFSSRYEEALRDEEKRARNPSRAGTTFRGGTTFRAGTTVRAGTTVRASTTVRASTTVKADTTVRARVRSKATRSKRSSHH; from the coding sequence ATGTCTCAGGGTCAAGAAAGTCCACAGGACATATATGATGAAAGCTTTCAAGCCTGCAAGGCGCTGGAGGAAGCACAGTTTTCTGAGGCTTCAGAAGAGGCCTCCCTCTCCTCTTCCTCATTCATCTGTGGTACACTGGAAGAGGCTTCTGCTGCTGAGGCACCCAGTACTCCCCAGGGTCTTCAGAGTGCTTACTTCTCTTCCACTGCCATCACAGCGAGCAAATCAGATGAAGTCTTCAGCAGCCAAGAAGAGCAAGAAAGTTCAAGCACCTTAGAGTTCGTGCCAGGCACTGACAACTTGCCCACAGATATTCTAGGCGAGAAGGTGGCTTTGTTGGTGCAATTCCTGCTGCTCAAGTATAAAATGAAAGAGATGATCACAAAGGAAGATATGCTGAAGATGGTCATTAAAGAGCACAAAGACCACTTTCCTGAGATCCTCAGTATGGCTTCTGAGCGCATGGAGCTGGTCTTTGGCATTGATGTGATGGAAGTGGATCATAACAGCCACTGCTATGCCCTCCTCAATAAGCTGGGCCTCACCTATGATGGGATGGTGAGTGGCGATGGGGGTATACCCAAGACCGGCCTCATGATTTTTGTCTTGGGTGTGATCTTCATGAAGGGCAGCCGTGCCACTGAGGAAGAGATCTGGGAAGTGCTGAATAGGCTGGATATACATTCTGGGCAGAATCACTTTCTCTATGGGGAGCCCAGGAAGTTCATCACCGAAGATTTAGTGCGGGAAAAGTATCTGGAGTACCGAAAAGTTTTCAACAGTGATCCTGCACGTTATGAATTCCGTTGGGGTCCAAGAGCCCATGCTGAAATCAGCAAAGTAACGCTCCTGGAGTTTTTGGCCAAGATCAACGATTCCGACTCTCCTATTTTCTCATCTCGCTATGAGGAGGCTTTGAGAGATGAGGAAAAGAGAGCCAGAAATCCATCCAGGGCTGGCACTACTTTTAGGGGTGGCACTACTTTTAGGGCTGGCACTACTGTTCGGGCTGGCACTACTGTTCGGGCTAGCACTACTGTTAGGGCTAGCACTACTGTTAAGGCTGACACTACTGTTAGGGCCAGAGTACGTTCCAAGGCCACAAGATCCAAAAGATCCTCCCACCATTAG